A window of Candidatus Hydrogenedentota bacterium contains these coding sequences:
- a CDS encoding type II toxin-antitoxin system Phd/YefM family antitoxin, with protein MTIVNTHEAKTHLSRLLDRVASGEEIVIARAGKPIARLTPYDAPGEPRKPGAWRGRVWMADDFDDTPDDIIADFYESDP; from the coding sequence ATGACGATTGTGAATACCCACGAAGCGAAGACGCATTTGTCTCGGCTGCTGGATCGCGTGGCGTCGGGCGAGGAGATCGTCATCGCACGCGCGGGGAAGCCCATTGCCCGTTTGACGCCTTACGATGCGCCCGGAGAACCGCGCAAGCCGGGCGCGTGGCGGGGGCGGGTCTGGATGGCGGACGACTTCGATGATACGCCGGATGACATCATCGCGGACTTCTACGAAAGCGATCCGTGA
- a CDS encoding type II toxin-antitoxin system VapC family toxin has protein sequence MNLLLDTHVLIWWLADDEALSGDARRAISNPNNLVLVSAASAWEIAIKTAAGKLNVPGNLETELSSNGFRALPITLAHGEAAGRLPMHHRDPFDRILIAQAMIEGLTLVTRDRRMEPYGVKLIRA, from the coding sequence GTGAATCTGCTTCTGGATACCCACGTGTTAATCTGGTGGCTGGCGGATGACGAGGCCCTGTCCGGCGACGCGCGCAGGGCGATCAGCAATCCCAACAACCTGGTTCTGGTAAGTGCGGCTTCCGCCTGGGAGATCGCGATCAAGACAGCCGCGGGGAAGCTTAACGTCCCGGGCAATCTTGAAACCGAGCTGTCTTCGAACGGGTTTCGCGCGCTCCCCATCACGCTGGCTCACGGCGAGGCCGCCGGGCGCCTCCCGATGCATCACCGCGATCCGTTCGACCGTATATTGATTGCGCAGGCGATGATCGAGGGGCTTACGCTGGTAACGCGGGATCGCCGGATGGAGCCGTACGGGGTGAAATTGATCCGCGCCTGA